A window of the Lactuca sativa cultivar Salinas chromosome 5, Lsat_Salinas_v11, whole genome shotgun sequence genome harbors these coding sequences:
- the LOC111921053 gene encoding DNA repair protein RAD51 homolog 4 isoform X2, translating to MLMASADKLSNSDRLKQGINQLVLITETYHQPWMNGLMLLEDREQNKHYISTGSESFDVLLQGGLREGHVTELVGPSSSGKTQVCFQVASNVALKKGNVVFFDSGNSFSPTRIKQMVTHISGSEENKVNGGVEEAMRHIECHAVFDIYTLLDLLHQLKLNLKSQSQKKSTELIIIDSISSLIAPILGGSNAQGHALMVSLGYLLKDLSHQHNIAVLVTNHMVSGEGGSLKPALGESWRNIPHVQLQLSQHHTTTNIYGVYILRHPYMASGKSVNFMIP from the exons ATGTTGATGGCTTCTGCAGACAAACTCTCTAATTCAGATAGATTAAAACAG GGTATCAACCAACTTGTCTTGATTACTGAAACCTACCATCAACCATGGATGAATGGTTTGATGTTATTGGAAGATAGAGAACAGAATAAACATTATATATCAACAGGATCTGAAAg CTTTGATGTGTTACTCCAAGGTGGATTGCGTGAGGGACATGTAACAGAGCTAGTGGGCCCATCATCATCTGGAAAAACACAA GTTTGCTTTCAAGTTGCTTCAAATGTGGCTTTGAAGAAGGGTAATGTCGTCTTTTTTGACTCGGGAAACTCGTTTTCTCCTACACGGATTAAACAAATGGTTACCCATATATCTGGTTCAGAGGAGAATAag GTGAATGGAGGTGTTGAAGAAGCAATGAGACACATAGAATGCCATGCGGTATTTGACATATATACCCTGCTAGACCTTCTTCATCAACTAAAGTTAAATTTAAAATCTCAATCTCAG AAAAAGTCAACAGAGCTGATAATCATTGATTCAATATCATCACTCATTGCTCCAATTCTAGGAGGCAGTAATGCTCAAGGACATGCATTAATGGTTTCTCTTGGATACCTTCTCAAGGACTTATCACACCAACACAACATCGCAGTTTTA gTTACAAATCATATGGTTAGTGGAGAAGGAGGTAGTTTGAAGCCTGCTCTTGGAGAGAGTTGGAGAAATATTCCACATGTGCAGCTACAACTTTCTCAACACCATACAACAACCAACATCTATGGTGTCTATATACTTAGGCATCCTTACATG GCATCTGGCAAAAGTGTGAATTTCATGATTCCATGA
- the LOC111921053 gene encoding DNA repair protein RAD51 homolog 4 isoform X1, translated as MGALKSLEEVYHIIDANFLQFCASRGIFSVEDFLVHDVSMLMASADKLSNSDRLKQGINQLVLITETYHQPWMNGLMLLEDREQNKHYISTGSESFDVLLQGGLREGHVTELVGPSSSGKTQVCFQVASNVALKKGNVVFFDSGNSFSPTRIKQMVTHISGSEENKVNGGVEEAMRHIECHAVFDIYTLLDLLHQLKLNLKSQSQKKSTELIIIDSISSLIAPILGGSNAQGHALMVSLGYLLKDLSHQHNIAVLVTNHMVSGEGGSLKPALGESWRNIPHVQLQLSQHHTTTNIYGVYILRHPYMASGKSVNFMIP; from the exons ATGGGTGCATTGAAATCTCTGGAGGAGGTCTATCACATAATCGACGCCAACTTTCTTCAATTCTGTGCATCTCGCGGCATTTTTTCCG TTGAAGATTTCTTAGTTCATGATGTGTCCATGTTGATGGCTTCTGCAGACAAACTCTCTAATTCAGATAGATTAAAACAG GGTATCAACCAACTTGTCTTGATTACTGAAACCTACCATCAACCATGGATGAATGGTTTGATGTTATTGGAAGATAGAGAACAGAATAAACATTATATATCAACAGGATCTGAAAg CTTTGATGTGTTACTCCAAGGTGGATTGCGTGAGGGACATGTAACAGAGCTAGTGGGCCCATCATCATCTGGAAAAACACAA GTTTGCTTTCAAGTTGCTTCAAATGTGGCTTTGAAGAAGGGTAATGTCGTCTTTTTTGACTCGGGAAACTCGTTTTCTCCTACACGGATTAAACAAATGGTTACCCATATATCTGGTTCAGAGGAGAATAag GTGAATGGAGGTGTTGAAGAAGCAATGAGACACATAGAATGCCATGCGGTATTTGACATATATACCCTGCTAGACCTTCTTCATCAACTAAAGTTAAATTTAAAATCTCAATCTCAG AAAAAGTCAACAGAGCTGATAATCATTGATTCAATATCATCACTCATTGCTCCAATTCTAGGAGGCAGTAATGCTCAAGGACATGCATTAATGGTTTCTCTTGGATACCTTCTCAAGGACTTATCACACCAACACAACATCGCAGTTTTA gTTACAAATCATATGGTTAGTGGAGAAGGAGGTAGTTTGAAGCCTGCTCTTGGAGAGAGTTGGAGAAATATTCCACATGTGCAGCTACAACTTTCTCAACACCATACAACAACCAACATCTATGGTGTCTATATACTTAGGCATCCTTACATG GCATCTGGCAAAAGTGTGAATTTCATGATTCCATGA
- the LOC111921054 gene encoding 13S globulin seed storage protein has protein sequence MDIDLSPKMPKKSYGGAGGSYHAWCPNELPMLRQGNIGAGKLLLEKGGLALPRYSDSAKVAYVLQGNGVAGIVLPEKEEKVLAIKTGDTIALPFGVITWWFNKEDTELQVLFLGDTKTAHKPGSFTDFFLTGSNGIFTGFSMEFVCRAWDVDESTAKSLVGSQTGNGIIKVDSGVKMPEPNKDHRSGMALNCLEAPLDVDIKGGGRVVVLNTKNLPLVGEVGLGADLVRLDGNAMCSPGFSCDSALQVTYIVRGSGRAQVVGVDGKRVLETTVKAGMLFIVPRFFVVSKISDNEGLEWFSIISTPNPIFTHMAGRTSAWKALSPEVLQASFNVSADVEKTFRSKRMNSEIFFAPSK, from the exons ATGGATATCGATTTGTCACCAAAAATGCCTAAGAAGTCATACGGAGGTGCCGGAGGATCGTATCATGCATGGTGCCCCAATGAACTCCCTATGCTCCGCCAAGGTAACATCGGTGCTGGTAAACTTCTTCTTGAGAAAGGCGGTCTTGCTCTCCCTCGCTATTCCGATTCTGCTAAGGTTGCTTACGTTCTTCAAG GCAATGGAGTCGCTGGCATCGTTCTACCTGAGAAAGAAGAGAAAGTCCTAGCAATCAAAACAGGCGACACCATAGCCCTCCCTTTCGGTGTAATCACATGGTGGTTTAACAAAGAAGACACAGAGCTCCAAGTCCTCTTCTTAGGCGACACCAAAACCGCCCACAAACCCGGATCCTTCACCGACTTCTTCCTAACCGGATCCAACGGCATCTTCACCGGTTTCTCAATGGAATTCGTCTGTCGTGCATGGGACGTAGACGAATCCACCGCCAAATCCCTCGTGGGTTCCCAAACCGGAAACGGAATCATCAAAGTCGATTCCGGAGTCAAGATGCCAGAACCAAACAAAGACCACAGATCCGGAATGGCATTGAACTGTTTGGAAGCTCCATTGGATGTCGACATCAAGGGTGGTGGTAGGGTGGTTGTGTTGAACACCAAGAACTTGCCTTTGGTTGGTGAAGTTGGATTAGGAGCTGATCTTGTGAGGTTGGATGGGAATGCAATGTGTTCTCCTGGATTCTCATGTGATTCTGCTCTTCAAGTGACTTACATTGTGAGGGGTAGTGGTCGTGCTCAAGTCGTTGGTGTTGATGGGAAACGTGTTCTTGAAACTACTGTGAAGGCTGGGATGTTGTTCATTGTTCCTAGGTTCTTTGTCGTTTCCAAGATTTCTGATAATGAAGGCTTGGAATGGTTTTCCATCATTTCTACTCCCAA TCCGATATTCACTCATATGGCTGGAAGAACATCGGCGTGGAAGGCGTTGTCACCTGAGGTGTTGCAGGCTTCGTTCAATGTGAGTGCTGATGTGGAGAAGACATTCCGTTCCAAGAGGATGAACAGTGAAATCTTTTTTGCACCATCGAAATGA